In the Sarcophilus harrisii chromosome 3, mSarHar1.11, whole genome shotgun sequence genome, one interval contains:
- the SLC25A6 gene encoding ADP/ATP translocase 3 — protein MTEQAISFVKDFLAGGIAAAISKTAVAPIERVKLLLQVQHASKQIAADKQYKGIMDCIVRIPKEQGMLSFWRGNLANVIRYFPTQALNFAFKDKYKQVFLGGVDKHTQFWRYFAGNLASGGAAGATSLCFVYPLDFARTRLAADVGKSGTEREFKGLGDCLVKITKSDGIRGLYQGFNVSVQGIIIYRAAYFGIYDTAKGMLPDPKNTHIVISWMIAQTVTAVAGVVSYPFDTVRRRMMMQSGRKGADIMYTGTVDCWRKIAKDEGGKAFFKGAWSNVLRGMGGAFVLVLYDELKKVI, from the exons ATGACGGAACAGGCCATCTCCTTCGTCAAGGATTTCTTGGCCGGTGGCATCGCCGCTGCTATCTCCAAGACTGCTGTGGCCCCGATCGAAAGAGTCAAGCTACTATTACAG gtgCAGCATGCAAGTAAACAAATTGCTGCAGATAAGCAGTACAAGGGCATAATGGATTGTATAGTCCGAATTCCAAAGGAACAAGGAATGCTTTCCTTCTGGCGGGGTAACTTGGCAAATGTCATCAGATATTTCCCCACTCAGGCCCTTAACTTTGCCTTTAAGGATAAGTATAAGCAAGTGTTTTTGGGAGGAGTGGACAAGCACACACAATTCTGGAGGTATTTTGCTGGCAATCTTGCCTCTGGTGGTGCCGCTGGAGCCACTTCTCTCTGCTTTGTCTATCCCTTGGATTTTGCGAGAACCCGATTGGCAGCTGATGTTGGGAAGTCTGGCACTGAGAGAGAATTTAAAGGCCTGGGAGACTGCCTCGTGAAAATCACCAAGTCTGATGGAATTCGTGGCTTGTATCAAGGTTTCAATGTCTCAGTGCAGGGTATCATTATCTATAGAGCAGCCTATTTCGGGATCTATGATACAGCAAAAG GTATGCTCCCAGATCCCAAGAATACTCATATTGTGATAAGTTGGATGATTGCACAAACAGTGACTGCCGTGGCAGGTGTGGTCTCCTACCCCTTTGATACAGTAAGACGGCGAATGATGATGCAATCTGGACGCAAAGGAG CTGATATCATGTATACTGGGACAGTTGACTGCTGGAGGAAGATTGCTAAAGATGAGGGTGGCAAAGCTTTCTTCAAGGGTGCCTGGTCTAATGTTCTGAGAGGAATGGGTGGAGCTTTCGTGCTTGTCCTGTATGATGAATTGAAGAAAGTTATCTAA